From a region of the Poecile atricapillus isolate bPoeAtr1 chromosome 4, bPoeAtr1.hap1, whole genome shotgun sequence genome:
- the INTS12 gene encoding integrator complex subunit 12, translating to MAATVNLELDPIFLKALGFLHSKSKDSAEKLKALLDESLARGTDSSYRPSQKEVEQPKVSVTKPIKQEPKASSSLPSGNNNGKPTASEKVKKETEKRSADKTKGDPAEGVDAPKKPRVEKQEARSSPITVQTSKDLSMPDLSSFEETSADDFAMEMGLACVVCRQMTVTFVNQLVECQECHNLYHQDCHKPQVTDKEVNDPRLVWYCARCTRQMKRMAQKTQKPPQKPAPAVVSVAPALKDPLVKKPEIKLKPETPPAFLAFKRTEVKTSAAVSGNSASTSVSSSATSGLTGWAAFAAKTSSANPSTAKLGSTAQSASGKPAASSNNQKPVGLSGLATSKTGLGAKIASANNSTNPVQLKPPPPLTLGKTTLSRSVSSDNVSKAGLPSPGSAAPGTSSQASGGNGSGGSAGNSAGGTGKAAADTGNQPASLKGPTSQESQLNAMKRLQMVKKKAAQKKLKK from the exons ATGGCTGCTACAGTGAACTTGGAGCTGGATCCCATTTTTCTGAAAGCCCTGGGCTTTTTGCACTCAAAGAGTAAGGACTCTGCTGAAAAGCTGAAAGCACTTCTTGACGAGTCGTTGGCCAGAGGAACTGACTCGAGTTACCGTCCCTCTCAGAAG gaaGTAGAGCAACCAAAAGTATCTGTCACCAAACCCATTAAGCAAGAGCCTAAAGCTTCATCCAGTTTGCCTTCTGGCAACAACAATGGCAAGCCCACTGCAtcagaaaaggtgaaaaaagaaacagaaaagagatCTGCAGATAAA ACAAAAGGGGATCCTGCTGAAGGAGTTGATGCACCAAAGAAGCCCAGAGTAGAGAAACAAGAGGCTCGTTCCTCTCCTATTACAGTTCAGACGAGCAAAGATTTATCCATGCCTGATTTATCTAGCTTTGAGGAAACAAGTGCTGATGACTTTGCCATGGAAATGGGATTAGCCTGTGTTGTTTGCAG GCAAATGACAGTTACTTTTGTGAATCAGCTAGTGGAGTGTCAGGAGTGCCATAATCTCTACCACCAGGATTGCCATAAACCTCAGGTGACAGACAAGGAAGTGAATGATCCTCGACTTGTCTGGTATTGTGCCCGCTGTACCAGGCAGATGAAGAGAATG GCTCAGAAGACACAAAAACCACCTCAAAAACCAGCTCCTGCAGTGGTTTCAGTTGCACCAGCTTTGAAGGATCCATTGGTCAAGAAACCAGAAATCAAGTTAAAACCTGAGACCCCACCAGCTTTTCTGGCATTCAAAAGAACAGAAGTCAAG aCCTCAGCGGCAGTTTCGGGGAACTCTGCCAGTACAAGCGTTTCCTCTTCAGCAACGAGTGGCCTTACAGGATGGGCTGCTTTTGCAGCCAAAACCTCCTCTGCCAACCCATCAACTGCCAAACTGGGATCGACAGCACAGAGTGCCAGCGGGAAACCTGCAGCTTCTTCAAATAACCAGAAACCCGTGGGTTTGTCAGGGCTGGCAACTTCAAAAACAGGACTGGGGGCCAAAATAGCTTCTGCCAACAACAGCACAAACCCCGTTCAGCTGAAGCCTCCCCCGCCGCTGACCCTGGGGAAGACGACGCTGAGCCGCTCGGTGAGCAGCGACAACGTGAGCAAGGCCGGGCTgcccagccccggcagcgccGCCCCCGGCACCAGCAGCCAGGCCAGCGGCGGCAATGGCAGCGGCGGCTCCGCGGGGAACAGCGCGGGTGGCACCGGAAAAGCCGCGGCTGACACCGGCAACCAGCCGGCATCCCTGAAGGGCCCGACCTCACAGGAATCCCAGCTCAACGCCATGAAAAGGCTACAAATGGTCAAGAAGAAAGCTGCTCAGAAGAAGCTCAAGAAGTAG